From Mustela nigripes isolate SB6536 chromosome 13, MUSNIG.SB6536, whole genome shotgun sequence, one genomic window encodes:
- the LOC132029227 gene encoding LOW QUALITY PROTEIN: olfactory receptor 5AU1 (The sequence of the model RefSeq protein was modified relative to this genomic sequence to represent the inferred CDS: inserted 3 bases in 3 codons; deleted 1 base in 1 codon): MPGHWRNMEGSNLSQETAFKLLGLTRDPQLQKLLFTVFLGTHTITVLGSLIMFLLIHMSALHIPXYSLLKSLSFSDFYYSSTVVPQTLVNFSAKRKVISYFGCMAQLFFCEGFTTSECSLIATLAYDRYAAICNPLXMPPEICVSFIIGFYGAGFLISLIHTSCIFSLKFCGAHMLTHFCAGPPVLSXYCVDTMLSEILFFLFAGFNLLSCTVTILVFYLLILISILRMNSVHGRFKAFSTRASHLTAVCLFYGTILVMYLRPRSSYSLTQDHTFAVIYTVIIPMLNPLIYSLRNKNVKEALRKVWGQKIME, encoded by the exons ATGCCAGGGCACTGGAGAAATATGGAAGGGTCAAACCTGAGCCAAGAGACTGCATTCAAACTCTTGGGCCTCACCAGAGACCCCCAGCTCCAGAAGCTGCTCTTCACCGTGTTCCTGGGCACACACACCATCACTGTGCTGGGGAGCCTGATCATGTTCCTCCTGATCCACATGAGTGCTCTGCACATAC GGTACTCCCTCCTGAAGAGCCTCTCCTTCTCGGACTTCTACTACTCCTCCACGGTTGTTCCGCAGACCCTGGTGAACTTCTCAGCCAAGAGGAAGGTGATTTCCTATTTTGGCTGCATGGCCCAGCTGTTCTTCTGTGAGGGTTTCACCACCAGTGAGTGCTCTCTCATTGCCACcttggcctatgaccgctatgctGCCATTTGTAACCCCT CCATGCCTCCTGAGATCTGTGTCTCTTTTATTATAGGCTTCTATGGTGCAGGGTTTCTCATTTCTCTTATCCATACAAGCTGTATCTTTAGTCTGAAATTCTGTGGTGCTCACATGCTCACTCACTTCTGTGCCGGACCACCTGTCTTGT CGTATTGTGTGGACACCATGCTGAGTGAgatcctgtttttcctttttgctggtt tcaaCCTTTTGAGCTGCACTGTCACCATTTTGGTCTTCTACCTCTTAATCCTCATTTCCATCCTGAGAATGAACTCAGTCCATGGCAGGTTCAAGGCCTTTTCCACCCGTGCTTCCCACCTCACTGCTGTTTGCCTCTTCTATGGTACAATACTTGTTATGTACCTGCGCCCCAGGTCCAGCTACTCATTGACCCAAGACCACACATTTGCTGTGATCTACACAGTGATAATCCCAATGCTGAACCCCCTTATTTATTCCTTGAGAAACAAGAATGTGAAGGAAGCT CTAAGAAAGGTTTGGGGCcagaaaataatggaataa